A stretch of DNA from Arachis hypogaea cultivar Tifrunner chromosome 19, arahy.Tifrunner.gnm2.J5K5, whole genome shotgun sequence:
GTTATTTTGAAAGGTAATCAAATTTATCTGCATTGGCATCTAGCCTAACCTAgaaataatttaaagaaaaaaagataacgATTTTATTGAAAATCATGCATTTTATTTATTGCCTAAAATCTTTGTAGAAGATCACGAAACTAAAACAGGGAAACCCAAAAAAAGGAATGAACTTTCGGAATAATCAACTCAAAAGGCATAAAATTGGGAAAGGCCAATAGAAGAGTCAAGAGTGAACCTGTGGTAGCTTGTTTTTGAACTTCATCACCCATTTTGATGACGTCATCCCAGCTGACTTTGTCTAAAGCAGACGAAGCCGTTTGATCCAAAACCTATCAACCGCATGAGAGAAGGGTGAGGATCATGCATTCATGCGGAAGCGAAGAGAAAAGGGgaggggaggagagagagaaCGGCACCTGTAGGGTTTCATGGATATTGGCGAGGTGTGAACCAAGCACTACGTTCAGATGCTCCTTCTCCGCTCTCACCGGCATCTTTAATCTACGCTCTTCTTCTTCTGAGGCCGCAGCCACTGGCTTCACTGCACCGGACCGGAAATGACGGCGCCGTTGTGAACTTGGGAATGCAAATGCTTGCCCGTTTTGTAAATAATCAATGTGTGtaagaaattattaaaatattgagTTTTTTTAGTCTCATAATTATTGtctcaaaatttgaaattagagtaataagttttaaaaaatactattagtacatcaaaatcagtcatcaatatatttatatataaatattaattataaatataatttaatttatttttaatatatatttatattttatattgataactaAATTTAATATACATATAGTATAATCGTAAATTTTAATagaactaatttttatatttttaataggcCGGATATCTAATCCTATATTAGACTCAACCTAAACTAAATGATCATCTAAACTAATAAGTCTAATTGGTttcaatttatcaaaattaatttgttaaaaaattgagTTGTTTTGATATATTTTCTTAATCGTTTTTTAAAAATCGtttaaatcattttaattttgataattaaaaatatcaaaatcagctatgatatatttatgtataaatatatatatataatttaatttatttttaacatatattttatattttaatgtataatttaacacatttttaatataaattttatattttaatatatattttagattaataattaattttaatatacatctattataattatttaagaatagaATGTCTcaataattaaactaaaagtttaactaataataataataactacttTAAATACAAACACATGATAATTATGCTAATACATTTTCATACTAAATATTAGCTCAAATATTTAATATTGATGTTTAATACTGATTAAGTGTCAAATGAACAATGATGTAGCTTCAAGaattttattctatttgtttCAATCCAATCCCTCACACTAATATATGTTCCACCGAAAATCTTCCTTCAAATACCCTTTCTCTTGCCTTTATTGCCTACAATATAAGACAATAAAAGATTTTATAACTTTAGATGCAACTTTATAAATATAATCAGATTTATTTGCTTGACATCattttttgaaattaagaaaCATTACTTAatgaaagaaattaaaatgatGTATTGAACTATatcaatgcaaaaaaaaaaattatagtataaagtaacaacttaaaaatatttttatcaacaaTTAATGAAATCAAACATCAGTCTTTGAATGACTTGTTAATAATACGAGCGAtctctactattttattttaaaaattgctCTCATTTGTTTCTGTTATAAAATCACTCATCTCAAAAGCTAATAAGAGAAGATAACATAAATAGTTATATCTAATCTACCCCTCCCCCTCTTTAAATAAGAGCCTCTTTTAGATTTGATTGGTTTTTGCATagacttttttttcttcttttatttttggtttaattactttgatggtccttatagtttcgcaaaatttttaattaggtccctatactttttttctttttaattgaatccctgcaccaaattttttttcaattgagtccctacactctttttttccttttatttgagtgtctgctccaatttttttttagtcgGGTCCCTGtataattaagccaattactatcaagcgggacctaattgaaaaaaaaatggtgtaaggacctaattaaaaagaaaaaaagtataggaacctaattgaaaattttgcgaactataaggaccaacagaataattaaacctttatttttttttatcttatactaTTTTTTCACTTTGGGAATCACCAATAATCGAATTATAGACCTTTCGTATATAAAATTCTGGTATCATACCATGAAACTACTCAACCAAATATtctaaataatagaaaagaagaCAATCAACTAAAGCATCCTAAAGATTAGGAGATGGAGGACAAACCTGTTTTTTCCAATTTGTACAACTAGTAATGAGAGAAAGTAGAATTGTTTGGCAAAAAGCACCGCTCATTATTCCAATCCACAAGCCTTTCCCTCTCAACTGCACCCAAAAACCTAATATAGCAGCAAGTGGAATTCCCAAAACATAATAGGCTCCAAGGTTCACATATGTTCCTAATTGTTGCCAACCACATCCTCTAGCAATACCTATAATATGACCAAGTATTACATTtcataaaaagatatttattGTGCATTGAATAATAAtaccaagaagaaaaagaaaagtgccAACCTGAAAGAGTACCATGTAAAGTGTCTAATATAATAGAGACACATACTAAGGGAGCCATATCTGTGACATAATCCAACACATCTTGCTCATAGCTAAAAACATAGCCTATAATATTTCGGCACCCAAAAATGATTGAGCTCACCAGAAGAGCCTGTGAGCCTGCAAGAGTCATGGCAGCTACGACTGCCACTCGTGCCTCTCCTGGATTTCCAGCTCCCAATGCATTTGAAACTCTAGTGCTGAAAGAATTACCAGAAAAAAatcaatgaataaaagaaaaaaaatgtgtaACTAGTATAAAATAATATGTATATGATGATAAAAGCAAAACCTTGCTGCGGAGCCAATTGCTTCTGGCATTGTGTAGATTGTTGTGGTGATTGAATAACTAGCCACaaaaatttaaacatttaaaCCACGTTAGCACAACTAGTATGGAAATGAAATGGATATGAATATGAATATTGAACTATAAGTAACAATTTCAATTTGAGATTGTAGAACATAAAAATATCTCTTATGTCTCAATGACCAAGTCCTACTTACCATATGGATAGAACTGAAGCTTCAAGCTGTGGATTTGGTAAAAGCCCAGAAAGCAAAGTGAGAAGCTCAAATGACCACCATTCAAGGCTGCATTAATCATCAAACACAATAAAAACATATCAAGGTTGATAAGCGTGCACACAGACGCATGTGTGTATATAGTAAGATCAGATTCTAGAGGAAGAAACTAACCAAATCATTCCAGCAGATGGAACGGCATAGCACAAGAATTCTCCAAGCCCATGGAATAGGTCCATGGAGATTGGAGCACGAGTCTTTTCACACTTAGCAGAGAATTTCATATATAGTCCAAGCAAAATCACATTCAACCAATATGAAATGCCAAGAGAAAATGCTGCTCCTAAGTTACCTAGTTGGAACTGAAAAACAAGTATCCAACAAAAAGCTATGTGAAAGCAAAAAGTGACACAAGAACTCATAATAAGAGGAAAGATCAAACTCTGCAGCAAAAAGTAGCGAATGAAGGTGTGAAGTGAAGCATAAGCAAATAGAGCAGGAATAAGGCACACAGCAAATTTTCCAGCTTCTTGTGAAATCAAAGGGTCTTGGCCACACAAAACCATTATTTTTCCCAAGCAGATCcataaaagagagagaggaataCAAGCTAGACTCAAAGCTACAATAGAAGTGTAGATTTGAACACCAAATCTTCTATATTGCTTTGCTCCATAGGCTTGACCACCTAGAGTTTCCAATGCACATGACATTCCAAACTGTTTGATAAAACAAAAAACACAGTTAATTCTGAAACAAAAACTTAAAGGCTATGATATGAGATAAGAGAAAGAATAGTTACAATAACACTGAAGCCAGAGACAGCACAAAGAGAGGTAGCAATAGCTGTGCTAGAGAGAGCAAGCTTTCCCAAATGACCAACCATCATAATTGAAATTATCTGAAGAAAATAGGTTGATAAGTTGACAGTTATCATAGGCAATGCTAAATAACCAACACCCTTAATCTCTTTTGCCAACACACTCCATGTTATGGTTCCTAAAGAacccttttcttctccttttggCTTCAACAAGAGACCCTCTTCCATGTCTTGAAAGAAGGTTCTTGAAACTGATATCTGATATACCTAAAAGACACAGGCTTTGGCTGCTTTTATAGGAAATTTTTGAATATATACATTTATAGACTAAACTTGGAGGATACTCCAGAGAAGTAATGAAAAATGACTTTTACTAAAATTTAAGGTTGGACCACTAGATGTATTTTGGCATTAAAGATTTTGTGGATATGTGTCCTTCTTGATGGATCCGAAGTCAAAGATTCGTCAAGTATAATTATACTATTCTAGTTTAATTAGAGTTAAATAAATCTGATTGGAGTAATGTATAAATAAATCGGtttgtaacaaaaattatatttaattttaattaattataaaataaaagaatacttAGTTATAGACTTTCGAAAACCACCAATCGCCCAATCTCTCATCTCAGCTATCAAAGAGTTAAAGATTTCAAAAAGAGAGAGtgaaaaattgttaaaaatttttgtagttgatttttcaaaagaaataatAGAAATCGTGTGAGGCAAGTCCAGTGACGATTTTAAAGAACAGCTAGCTTTAGTGTTCCACTAATTCGTGTCGCTTTGACCACTATAGCATGTATCAAGGTGTTAGTGTTTCACTTGAtcattgttttatttaaataacactttttttttttgtcacatgCTAGATCACAGGTGTccatgaaaatgaaaaaaattaataaacataaCAATGTTTCTGTGATTGGTAGCTGCTATGAGACAGATAAGAAGAATTCAAATCGGCTAACTCCACTACCTATCTAAGATATGTATCTCGGATATTGAGAACTAGGCACATGTAATATACAAATttcttagtaaaaaaaaattacaaatacatcttatgatttattattataaaatatatactttagTATCATTTGATGAGTTGTGGACTTGTGATTTTCAATCAACTTggcttatttattttattttatctaatacaACATTAATATTGTTTATCTTGATATCTTCTCCTTTTTATGAGAGATTCTGTGGCGTCTAAGTTTTACTGTTTTCCGAATAAAACAATTTAAGTACATAGGATCTGAGCTAAACCACACACTCACATGCCCTTGTCTTGTATGACTCCATTCATTTCCATAATTTGGGGATCACTTCAGCATGGttacataaaaatgcatgagGTGTGATGAACTAATATAGTGTATACATATACAACTCTTTATCatgaaaacatatttttgaaattccaGTTCCAAGTCACTCACTAATGAAGATTTATAATTGATCTTCATTTCATCAATAACTAGCTTCTCATATCAGTATATTATCTGCTGAAAATTGACCATCAAATATTCTCTTCCTTGCCTTGATTGCCTGCATCATATTTAAGAGTTTCAGACCATACAATTGAATCAAATTGCATAAAGTAGAATTAGAGGTGGCTACTTCTATGAAAACGTCTTCATGTAAAGATGGTATTGTAAACCGTTCAGACAATGTCTTCACGGAAGTATCACCTTTTAACAAAGGCATTAAGCTGTATTAACCAAAATCTAAATAGTAACAACCACAAAGATAAATCAATGTACTTATGTCTCAAAATCAAGCATAGATTCCAAAGCTACATAGCATACCTGTTGTTCCCAATTTATGCAGCTTGTTATGGTAGCAAGTAGAACAGTTTGAACAAATGCACCAACTTGTATACCAATCCAAAGTCCTTTTCCTTTCAGATTCACCCAAAATGCCAACGCAGCCGCAGCCGGAATCCCACAGAGGTAGAAAGCTCCTAGGTTTACAAAAACTCCTAAGTGCTGCCATCCACAACCTCTAGCAATCCCTATTCGAAAGTAATTCGGATAAAATCAATGTCTTGTGcaaaaagtaaaagctttactTAAGGATAGACATGAAGGTAAAAAATTTACCTGCCAGAACACCTTGTAGGCTATCTAGTATAACAGATACACAAACCAGAGGAGCCATGACAGTGACATAATCAACAACTTCCTCCTCGTTGCTGAAAACATAACCATAAATGTGGCGACACGAAAAGAGGGTTGCGCTTACTATACTCGTCTCAATTACTGCAAGAGACATTCCAGCCAGCACGGCTACACGAGCAGCTAGTGGTTTCCCTGCTCCTAATTCATTTGAAACTCTTGTGCTACAATTCATTTGAGAAGAAACAAGTATGATCAATTAGTATGTCATTGCCATTTGAAAGATGCAGAGTGAATGTGTTTAAGATGTAGACCTTGCTGCAGCACCAATTCCAAAAGGGATGGTATAGAGAGTTGAAATTGTATTAAGACtgcagaaaaatgaaaaaaataatgaatcaaaATCACAATTTTAAGTTGTGAAACTAGTAAATACTCATGAATATAAACTATTTGtggcaaagataaaagaacaaAGCAAAAAGGTTTAACTAACATACCAAACAGATAAAACTGAAGTCTCAAGTTGTGGGTTTGGTAACAGCCCAGACAGCAAGATAAGCAACTCATATGACCACCATTCAAGGCTATATTCACAGACATAAACAAAAACCAGAACATTTGAAACcagtttgagttgaataattgATAATAAGTTGAACAAGAAGATATCATATAGATTACCAAATCATTACTGCAGAAGGGACAGCAAAGCGAAAAAACTCCCCAACTCCTCGGAACATCTCCAGAGAAATCGGAGCGCGTGTTTTTGCACACGATGGAGAGTATCTCATGAATAATCCAAGAAAAATGACATTGCACCAAATTGAAATGCTAACTGCTATTGCTCCACCAGCACTATTGAGTCCAGCCTTGAACACCAAGAGCCAACAAAGAGGTATATGGAGGAATAGAGTGACACAAGAACTTACAAGCATGGGAAGAAGCAAGCTTTGGATTTGGAAATATCGAACTAACGGCTGCAGAATTGCATATGCAAAAAG
This window harbors:
- the LOC112775331 gene encoding protein DETOXIFICATION 14, which translates into the protein MEEGLLLKPKGEEKGSLGTITWSVLAKEIKGVGYLALPMITVNLSTYFLQIISIMMVGHLGKLALSSTAIATSLCAVSGFSVIFGMSCALETLGGQAYGAKQYRRFGVQIYTSIVALSLACIPLSLLWICLGKIMVLCGQDPLISQEAGKFAVCLIPALFAYASLHTFIRYFLLQSLIFPLIMSSCVTFCFHIAFCWILVFQFQLGNLGAAFSLGISYWLNVILLGLYMKFSAKCEKTRAPISMDLFHGLGEFLCYAVPSAGMICLEWWSFELLTLLSGLLPNPQLEASVLSICYSITTTIYTMPEAIGSAASTRVSNALGAGNPGEARVAVVAAMTLAGSQALLVSSIIFGCRNIIGYVFSYEQDVLDYVTDMAPLVCVSIILDTLHGTLSGIARGCGWQQLGTYVNLGAYYVLGIPLAAILGFWVQLRGKGLWIGIMSGAFCQTILLSLITSCTNWKKQAIKARERVFEGRFSVEHILV
- the LOC112775688 gene encoding protein DETOXIFICATION 12 encodes the protein MIMEENLLAAKERSSSWTWKKGYKEEMKRICEIAGPMVVVIASQYLLQVVSTMMVGHLGELALSSSSLAISLSGVTGFSLLMGMASGLETICGQAYGAEQYQRIGMQTYTAIFSLILVCVPLSILWINIEQILVFLGQDPLIAHEVAKFIIWLIPALFAYAILQPLVRYFQIQSLLLPMLVSSCVTLFLHIPLCWLLVFKAGLNSAGGAIAVSISIWCNVIFLGLFMRYSPSCAKTRAPISLEMFRGVGEFFRFAVPSAVMICLEWWSYELLILLSGLLPNPQLETSVLSVCLNTISTLYTIPFGIGAAASTRVSNELGAGKPLAARVAVLAGMSLAVIETSIVSATLFSCRHIYGYVFSNEEEVVDYVTVMAPLVCVSVILDSLQGVLAGIARGCGWQHLGVFVNLGAFYLCGIPAAAALAFWVNLKGKGLWIGIQVGAFVQTVLLATITSCINWEQQAIKARKRIFDGQFSADNILI